The genomic DNA TGGAGTATGTTCTCTATTTCAGAAGGGCACTTTGAAGGGCCGGAAAAGGAGCAGTCCACAAAAAGGCCGTCGCGGGTCGTCTTGAACTTTCTCATTCTGGTCTGCACCCGCCTGATGCCGGTCTTTGACACTTTCAGCAATTCTCCGCCCAGGGATTTAAGCTTCTTCTCTATTTTTGCAAAGACAGCATCGACCTTTTCCTCGGCCGTGTTGGGCTTAAAAACACAGATCAGATCGTATTTCTCATTCATATAAAGAAATTATACCACGGAAAAAGACCTGCGGGCAACGGCGTGTCAGTTTAGCGGCGATGTCAGAAAGATCAACCCCTGCAGCGCCACGACAGCTCCCGTAGCCAGAAGGAGGGCTCCGGCGGCCAAATTAATATATTTGATCCAGCCGCCCAGCCTTTTGTAACCGGCAATGAAAGAATTTACCGAAAGAGAGGCAAGAAAGAAAGGGATGCCCAGTCCCAGTGAATAAATAACCAGCAGGGCCGTTCCCCTGTACACCGAAGCATCGCTTGCCGCCAATACAAGTATGGAGCCCAGAATAGGTC from Candidatus Margulisiibacteriota bacterium includes the following:
- the rpsF gene encoding 30S ribosomal protein S6; its protein translation is MNEKYDLICVFKPNTAEEKVDAVFAKIEKKLKSLGGELLKVSKTGIRRVQTRMRKFKTTRDGLFVDCSFSGPSKCPSEIENILHVTEDLMRHLLVKAKEVPQPVQEKPSEEKVEINPEMLIGKPQ